One genomic window of Halogeometricum sp. S3BR5-2 includes the following:
- a CDS encoding DUF7344 domain-containing protein, which yields MHTGGAGTVGTTRRGDEDSLDQSDIHDVLRNDRRRHVIERLQSSEEAETVADLAEYIGAVESGESPPPRNVRQSVYVSLHQTHLPKLDELGIVTYDSDRKTVALAEAADEVTVYMEVVPKYGISWAEYYLGLGLLGLLSILGSGIGVPTLSAAGPAVLGGVFFLLLVVSSTYQLVDQRSSVFHRFGADDTPEFEAATADED from the coding sequence ATGCACACGGGAGGGGCCGGGACGGTGGGAACAACCCGGCGCGGAGACGAAGACAGCCTCGACCAGTCCGATATACACGACGTACTGCGCAACGACAGGCGCCGCCACGTCATCGAACGACTGCAGTCGTCAGAGGAGGCGGAGACCGTCGCGGACCTCGCCGAGTACATCGGCGCGGTCGAGTCGGGGGAGTCGCCCCCGCCGCGCAACGTTCGGCAGAGCGTCTACGTCTCGCTTCACCAGACGCACCTGCCGAAACTGGACGAGCTAGGTATCGTGACGTACGACAGCGACCGAAAAACCGTCGCCCTGGCCGAGGCGGCCGACGAGGTGACGGTGTACATGGAAGTCGTCCCGAAGTACGGCATCTCCTGGGCGGAGTACTACCTCGGCCTCGGACTGCTCGGTCTGCTCTCGATACTGGGCTCCGGTATCGGCGTCCCGACGCTCTCGGCGGCGGGGCCGGCGGTCCTGGGCGGCGTGTTCTTCCTCCTGTTGGTCGTCTCCTCGACGTACCAACTGGTGGACCAGCGGAGTTCGGTGTTCCACCGGTTCGGCGCGGACGACACCCCCGAGTTCGAGGCGGCGACGGCCGACGAGGACTGA
- a CDS encoding SpoVR family protein, producing the protein MRRFRHIAQKAAEQLEEPVREAGNLARKLGLDPYPVNYWVVDYEDMNQLIAYGGFQRRYPHWRWGMSYDRQQKQDQFGMGKAFEIVNNDNPSHAFLQESNSLADQKAVITHVEAHADFFANNEWFGMFSGESDLDAAAMLERHAETIQGYTDDPEIDREDVERFIDAVLCLEDNIDQHRTIADAADGRERVQPEDLRKRLDEMDISEDVRRQVFKEEWLDELAEVEAEAARLDAPRRDVLAYLREHGTYYDEEEGKAVEMEEWQKDVLDMLRTESYYFAAQKMTKVMNEGWAAYWESLMMGEERFAGTDEFLTYADHQARVLGSPGLNPYKLGKELWEYIENTTNRREVADKLLRVKGVSWRNFHDAIDFEEVQELLAPDPAIDGVRSDTLDLLAELDEDDPRVDWETLDRALSGEDVDVDAYPWKVLTYEGLVERHFSLVKPQNRGFLRRVRRSELERLSRYMFDDEVYDTVEEAIADVDYSVGWDRMREIRESHNDVTFIDAFLTQEFVKDNHYFTYEFTQSTGEYRVASVDYEDVKKKLLLQFTNFGKPTIVVFDGNFENRGELLLAHQYNGIMLDMGQARGVLERIYDLWGRPVNIATIVKEYDDHDVEVARRRNREPTPVEVGKRIRYDGEEFELFDLAADIEARIKATDVDYDTKPDEWLS; encoded by the coding sequence ATGAGACGATTCAGACACATCGCACAGAAGGCGGCCGAGCAACTGGAGGAACCCGTCCGCGAGGCGGGTAACCTCGCCCGGAAACTCGGCCTCGACCCGTACCCGGTGAACTACTGGGTGGTCGACTACGAGGACATGAACCAACTCATCGCCTACGGCGGGTTCCAGCGCCGGTATCCGCACTGGCGGTGGGGGATGTCGTACGACCGCCAGCAGAAACAGGACCAGTTCGGCATGGGCAAGGCGTTCGAGATCGTCAACAACGACAACCCCTCCCACGCCTTCCTCCAGGAGTCGAACTCGCTGGCCGACCAGAAGGCGGTCATCACGCACGTCGAGGCGCACGCCGACTTCTTCGCCAACAACGAGTGGTTCGGGATGTTCTCCGGCGAGTCGGACCTGGACGCGGCGGCGATGCTCGAACGGCACGCCGAGACCATCCAGGGGTACACGGACGACCCGGAGATAGACAGGGAGGACGTCGAGCGGTTCATCGACGCCGTGCTCTGTCTCGAGGACAACATCGACCAGCACCGCACCATCGCGGACGCGGCCGACGGGCGCGAACGGGTCCAACCCGAGGACCTGCGCAAACGGTTGGACGAGATGGACATCTCCGAGGACGTCCGCAGACAGGTGTTCAAAGAGGAGTGGTTGGACGAACTCGCCGAGGTGGAGGCGGAGGCGGCGCGACTCGACGCCCCGCGCCGGGACGTGCTGGCGTACCTGCGCGAGCACGGCACCTACTACGACGAGGAGGAGGGCAAGGCCGTCGAGATGGAGGAGTGGCAGAAGGACGTCCTCGACATGCTCCGGACGGAGTCGTACTACTTCGCCGCCCAGAAGATGACGAAGGTGATGAACGAGGGGTGGGCCGCCTACTGGGAGTCGCTCATGATGGGCGAAGAGCGGTTCGCCGGCACCGACGAGTTCCTCACCTACGCCGACCACCAGGCGCGCGTTCTCGGCTCTCCGGGCCTCAACCCGTACAAACTCGGCAAAGAGCTGTGGGAGTACATCGAGAACACGACGAACCGGCGGGAGGTGGCCGACAAACTCCTGCGCGTGAAGGGCGTCTCGTGGCGCAACTTCCACGACGCCATCGACTTCGAGGAGGTGCAGGAACTGCTCGCGCCGGACCCGGCCATCGACGGCGTCCGTTCGGACACGCTGGACCTCCTCGCCGAACTGGACGAGGACGACCCGCGCGTCGACTGGGAGACGCTGGACCGGGCGCTGTCGGGCGAGGACGTCGACGTCGACGCCTACCCGTGGAAGGTGCTCACCTACGAGGGCCTCGTCGAACGGCATTTCTCGCTCGTGAAACCGCAGAACCGCGGGTTCCTCCGGCGGGTGCGCCGGTCGGAACTCGAACGCCTCTCGCGGTACATGTTCGACGACGAGGTGTACGACACCGTCGAGGAGGCCATCGCCGACGTGGACTACTCCGTCGGGTGGGACCGGATGCGCGAGATACGCGAGAGCCACAACGACGTGACGTTCATCGACGCGTTCCTCACCCAGGAGTTCGTCAAGGACAACCACTACTTCACCTACGAGTTCACGCAGTCGACGGGCGAGTACCGCGTCGCCTCCGTGGACTACGAGGACGTCAAGAAGAAACTGCTCTTGCAGTTCACGAACTTCGGCAAGCCCACCATCGTCGTCTTCGACGGCAACTTCGAGAACCGCGGCGAACTGCTGTTGGCCCACCAGTACAACGGCATCATGCTCGATATGGGACAGGCGCGCGGCGTCCTCGAACGCATCTACGACCTCTGGGGTCGCCCGGTGAACATCGCGACCATCGTCAAGGAGTACGACGACCACGACGTGGAGGTGGCCCGCCGCCGCAACCGCGAACCGACGCCCGTCGAAGTGGGGAAACGCATCCGCTACGACGGCGAGGAGTTCGAACTGTTCGACCTGGCGGCCGATATCGAAGCGCGCATCAAAGCCACCGACGTCGACTACGACACGAAGCCCGACGAGTGGCTCTCGTGA
- a CDS encoding YeaH/YhbH family protein: MGLREDIERFREVGEDRREDLEEFISYGDLGGSGPNSIKIPIKVVDLPKFEYDRLDQGGVGQGKGGTPDVGQPVGQPQPGDGDEDGDPGEEGGEHEYYQMDPEEFAQELDEELGLDLEPKGKQVVEEKEGDFTDITRTGPHSTLDFEHLFKEGLKRKLAMDFDDDFVREAMKVEGQDAQSVYQWCREQNILVSLPWIEDEWRKIPDDERDTWASFEEMEENVERSTTLQRIRRDGLRNIPFRRDDERYRHPEIIEEKEKNVVVVNIRDVSGSMREKKRELVERTFTPLDWYLTGKYDNAEFVYIAHDAEAWQVDRDEFFGIRSGGGTRISSAYALAKEILDEQYPWAEWNRYVFAAGDSENSSNDTTENVVPLMREIDANLHAYVETQPGGTAINATHAEEVEKALEDQDNVVVAHVSSPEDVIDAIYSILSTEAEKPRAQP; the protein is encoded by the coding sequence ATGGGACTGAGAGAGGACATCGAACGGTTCCGTGAGGTCGGCGAGGACCGCCGCGAGGATTTAGAGGAGTTCATCAGCTACGGCGACCTCGGCGGGTCCGGCCCGAACAGCATCAAGATACCCATCAAGGTCGTCGACCTCCCGAAGTTCGAGTACGACCGCCTCGATCAGGGCGGCGTCGGGCAGGGGAAGGGCGGCACGCCCGACGTGGGCCAACCCGTCGGCCAGCCCCAACCCGGCGACGGCGACGAGGACGGCGACCCCGGCGAGGAGGGCGGCGAGCACGAGTACTACCAGATGGACCCCGAGGAGTTCGCCCAGGAACTCGACGAGGAACTCGGCCTCGACCTCGAACCGAAGGGCAAGCAAGTCGTCGAGGAGAAGGAGGGCGACTTCACGGACATCACCCGGACGGGGCCGCACAGCACCCTCGATTTCGAACACCTGTTCAAGGAGGGACTGAAGCGGAAACTCGCGATGGACTTCGACGACGACTTCGTCCGCGAGGCGATGAAAGTCGAGGGCCAGGACGCCCAGTCGGTCTACCAGTGGTGCCGCGAGCAGAACATCCTCGTGTCGCTGCCGTGGATCGAGGACGAGTGGCGGAAGATTCCCGACGACGAACGGGACACGTGGGCCTCCTTCGAGGAGATGGAGGAGAACGTCGAGCGGTCGACGACGCTCCAGCGCATCCGCCGGGACGGCCTGCGCAACATCCCGTTCCGCCGCGACGACGAGCGCTACCGCCACCCCGAGATAATCGAGGAGAAGGAGAAGAACGTCGTCGTGGTGAACATCCGCGACGTCTCGGGGTCGATGCGCGAGAAGAAGCGCGAACTGGTCGAGCGGACGTTCACGCCACTGGATTGGTACCTCACGGGCAAGTACGACAACGCCGAGTTCGTCTACATCGCCCACGACGCCGAGGCGTGGCAGGTCGACCGCGACGAGTTCTTCGGCATCCGCTCGGGCGGCGGCACCCGCATCTCGTCGGCGTACGCCCTCGCCAAGGAGATTCTCGACGAGCAGTACCCGTGGGCGGAGTGGAACCGCTACGTGTTCGCCGCCGGCGACTCGGAGAACTCCTCGAACGACACCACGGAGAACGTCGTCCCCCTGATGAGAGAGATAGACGCGAACCTCCACGCCTACGTGGAGACCCAACCGGGGGGCACGGCCATCAACGCCACGCACGCCGAGGAGGTGGAGAAGGCCTTGGAGGACCAGGACAACGTCGTCGTCGCGCACGTCTCCTCACCCGAGGACGTGATAGACGCCATCTACTCCATCCTCAGTACCGAGGCGGAGAAACCGCGAGCACAACCATGA
- a CDS encoding PrkA family serine protein kinase produces the protein MTPTRDYIRRADERLRGTYEEPMSLAEYVDAAFESPAIASHASKYLLSAIEAAGTRTVIEEGEERERYRFFDDPANDGEHAVLGNTEVLNRFVDDLRTIAAERGKSEKIIWFDGPTATGKSELKRCLINGLREYSKTEEGRRYTVEWNVNTASDSRGLSYGGEMDGPEEEADWYESPVQSHPLSVFPAEVRRDLLADLNDAATDHIPASLDEELDPFCREAYDYLEEKYRRDGKRELFSAVSDPKHLRVKNYVVDVGRGIGVLHSEDDGTPKERLVGSWMPSMLRELDSRGRKNPQAFSYDGVLSQGNGLLTIVEDATQHADLLQKLLNVPDESHVKLDKGIGMDIDTQLLIISNPDLDVELDKYSDRNGRDPLKALKRRLDKHEFRYLTNVSLETELIRRELTNETDVWDVEERRELETRIREGLFVDVRGGPGEITRRELAPHAVEAAALYSVVSRLDGDDVPDGYSLVDKAMLFDRGYLQDGDVREGIEEFDFDTDDEGTHGIPVTFTRDVIADLLHEDRDRHHPELDVGTVIMPDDLLEAMAEGLHEAPVFSRAERTEYEGRVAVVKDRVFDQQEEDVLAAILADKHVEQETVEEYVEHVYAWDAGDQIETDRGPVEPDALLMKLFEVEHLGRFAESDYAGNDPSEAVERFRREKVITALNRFAWENRDEGFTVADVDLSEIPVIRTVLETHGWDDVRRLFEDFDPAQWDDPPTNTETARVKERTIAEMVESGYSPASAELTSRAVMNEVRHRWD, from the coding sequence ATGACGCCAACGAGAGACTACATCCGTCGGGCGGACGAGCGCCTCCGGGGCACCTACGAGGAGCCGATGAGCCTCGCGGAGTACGTCGACGCCGCGTTCGAGTCGCCGGCCATCGCCTCGCACGCCTCGAAGTACCTCCTCTCGGCCATCGAGGCCGCGGGCACCCGAACGGTCATCGAGGAGGGCGAGGAGCGCGAGCGCTACCGCTTCTTCGACGACCCGGCCAACGACGGCGAGCACGCCGTCCTCGGCAACACCGAGGTGCTGAACCGCTTCGTCGACGACCTGCGGACCATCGCCGCCGAACGCGGCAAGAGCGAGAAGATAATCTGGTTCGACGGGCCGACGGCGACGGGCAAATCCGAGTTGAAACGCTGTCTCATCAACGGTCTGCGGGAGTACTCGAAGACGGAAGAGGGGCGGCGTTACACCGTCGAGTGGAACGTCAACACCGCCTCCGACAGCAGGGGGCTCTCCTACGGCGGCGAGATGGACGGCCCCGAGGAGGAGGCCGACTGGTACGAGAGTCCGGTGCAGTCGCACCCGCTGTCGGTGTTTCCCGCGGAGGTGCGCCGGGACCTCTTGGCGGACCTGAACGACGCCGCGACCGACCACATCCCGGCCTCACTGGACGAGGAACTCGACCCGTTCTGCCGGGAGGCGTACGACTACCTCGAGGAGAAGTACCGCCGGGACGGCAAGCGGGAACTGTTCAGCGCCGTCAGCGACCCGAAACACCTCCGGGTGAAGAACTACGTCGTCGACGTGGGACGCGGTATCGGCGTCCTCCACTCCGAGGACGACGGCACGCCGAAGGAGCGACTCGTCGGGTCGTGGATGCCGAGCATGCTCCGCGAACTCGACTCGCGCGGGCGGAAGAACCCGCAGGCGTTCAGCTACGACGGCGTCCTCTCGCAGGGTAACGGCCTGCTCACCATCGTCGAGGACGCGACGCAGCACGCGGACCTGTTGCAGAAGCTCCTGAACGTGCCCGACGAGAGCCACGTGAAACTGGACAAGGGCATCGGGATGGACATCGACACGCAACTGCTCATCATCTCGAACCCGGACCTGGACGTGGAACTCGACAAGTACTCCGACCGCAACGGGCGCGACCCGCTGAAGGCGCTGAAGCGCCGCCTCGACAAACACGAGTTCCGGTACCTGACGAACGTCTCCTTGGAGACCGAACTCATCCGCCGCGAACTGACCAACGAGACGGACGTGTGGGACGTCGAGGAGCGTCGGGAACTGGAGACGCGCATCCGCGAGGGACTGTTCGTGGACGTGCGCGGCGGGCCCGGCGAGATAACGCGACGCGAACTCGCGCCGCACGCCGTCGAGGCGGCGGCGCTGTACTCGGTCGTCTCCCGCCTCGACGGCGACGACGTGCCCGACGGCTACAGCCTCGTCGACAAGGCGATGCTGTTCGACCGCGGCTACCTCCAGGACGGCGACGTCCGCGAGGGCATCGAGGAGTTCGACTTCGACACCGACGACGAGGGCACCCACGGGATTCCCGTGACGTTCACCCGCGACGTCATCGCGGACCTCCTGCACGAGGACCGCGACAGACACCACCCCGAGTTGGACGTCGGCACGGTCATCATGCCCGACGACCTGCTGGAGGCGATGGCCGAGGGCCTCCACGAGGCGCCGGTCTTCTCGCGGGCCGAGCGAACCGAGTACGAGGGCCGCGTCGCCGTCGTGAAAGACCGCGTGTTCGACCAGCAGGAGGAGGACGTGCTCGCGGCCATCCTCGCGGACAAGCACGTCGAACAGGAGACCGTCGAGGAGTACGTCGAGCACGTGTACGCGTGGGACGCGGGCGACCAGATAGAGACCGACCGCGGCCCGGTCGAACCCGACGCGCTATTGATGAAACTGTTCGAGGTCGAACACCTCGGACGGTTCGCCGAGAGCGACTACGCCGGGAACGACCCCTCAGAGGCGGTCGAGCGGTTCCGCCGCGAGAAGGTCATCACCGCGCTGAACCGCTTCGCGTGGGAGAACAGAGACGAGGGGTTCACCGTCGCCGACGTGGACCTCTCGGAGATACCCGTTATCCGGACGGTGCTTGAGACCCACGGCTGGGACGACGTCCGCCGCCTGTTCGAGGACTTCGACCCCGCCCAGTGGGACGACCCGCCGACGAACACCGAGACAGCACGCGTGAAAGAACGAACGATAGCGGAGATGGTAGAGAGCGGCTACTCCCCGGCGTCCGCGGAACTCACCTCGCGGGCGGTCATGAACGAGGTGCGCCATCGATGGGACTGA